One window from the genome of Paraclostridium sordellii encodes:
- the mtaB gene encoding tRNA (N(6)-L-threonylcarbamoyladenosine(37)-C(2))-methylthiotransferase MtaB — protein MKKVAFYTLGCKVNQYETEAMLEMFKKDGYVQVDSEDFADVYVINTCTVTHMSDRKSRQYIRRMKKKNPDAIIAVVGCYSQVSPEEILEIEEVNLVMGTNERRQIVEEIKKLDASKKASTVDDIMKVRAFEEIEINQANGRTRAFMKIQDGCDRFCSYCIIPYARGGKVRSRDLESIVNEAKKLADNGYTEIVLTGIHVASYGKDLKDAKINLLSVIKSINEIEGVKRIRLSSVEPILLTDEFIDTVSRMPKVCPHYHLSLQSGCDETLKRMNRRYTTTEYKEIVEKLRKKMPNVAITTDVIVGFPGETNNEFSETYKYLSDIKLSQMHIFKYSPRKGTPAATMENQIDPQIKQLRSDKLIALNKKNFTEFASKFIGEEFEVLFEQNIEKNKFEGLTPNYIRVVVESNEDIHGKIIKTKISDVKDEYVEGILV, from the coding sequence GTGAAAAAAGTAGCTTTTTATACATTAGGATGCAAAGTAAATCAATATGAAACAGAAGCTATGCTTGAAATGTTTAAAAAAGATGGATATGTTCAAGTTGATAGTGAAGATTTTGCGGATGTTTATGTAATAAATACTTGTACAGTAACACATATGAGTGATAGAAAATCACGTCAATATATAAGAAGGATGAAAAAGAAAAATCCAGATGCTATAATAGCTGTTGTTGGGTGTTACTCTCAAGTTTCACCAGAAGAAATACTTGAAATAGAAGAAGTTAACTTAGTTATGGGTACTAACGAAAGAAGACAGATAGTTGAAGAAATTAAAAAATTAGATGCTTCTAAAAAAGCTAGTACAGTAGATGATATAATGAAAGTTAGAGCTTTTGAAGAAATAGAAATAAATCAAGCTAATGGAAGAACTAGAGCATTTATGAAAATTCAAGATGGATGTGATAGATTCTGTTCTTACTGTATAATACCGTATGCTAGAGGTGGAAAAGTAAGAAGTAGAGATTTAGAAAGTATAGTAAATGAAGCTAAAAAATTAGCTGATAATGGATACACAGAAATAGTTCTAACAGGTATACACGTTGCATCATATGGAAAAGATTTAAAAGATGCGAAGATAAATTTATTAAGTGTTATAAAATCTATAAATGAAATAGAAGGTGTAAAAAGAATCAGATTAAGTTCTGTTGAGCCTATACTACTTACAGATGAATTTATAGATACAGTTTCTAGAATGCCAAAAGTATGCCCTCATTATCATTTATCTCTTCAAAGTGGATGTGATGAAACTTTAAAGAGAATGAATAGAAGATATACTACGACTGAATATAAAGAAATAGTTGAAAAATTAAGAAAAAAAATGCCTAATGTGGCAATAACTACAGATGTAATTGTAGGATTCCCTGGGGAGACTAACAATGAATTTAGTGAAACATATAAATATCTAAGTGATATTAAGCTTTCACAAATGCATATATTTAAATATTCTCCAAGAAAAGGAACACCAGCTGCAACTATGGAAAATCAAATAGACCCACAAATTAAACAATTAAGAAGTGATAAATTAATAGCTCTTAATAAGAAGAACTTCACAGAATTTGCAAGTAAGTTTATAGGTGAAGAATTCGAGGTTTTATTTGAGCAAAATATAGAAAAAAACAAATTTGAGGGATTAACTCCTAACTATATAAGAGTAGTTGTGGAGAGCAATGAAGATATTCATGGTAAAATAATAAAAACTAAAATTTCTGATGTAAAAGATGAATATGTAGAAGGAATTTTAGTATAA
- a CDS encoding histidine triad nucleotide-binding protein gives MSCIFCKIINGEIPSSKVYEDDKVLAFNDINPVAPLHVLVIPKKHYESIIDIDEKDMDIIAHIHNVINKIVKEKGYDKTGFRIINNCGDDGCQEVKHIHYHVLAGKKLDWYDAEK, from the coding sequence ATGAGTTGTATATTTTGTAAAATAATAAATGGAGAGATTCCATCAAGTAAAGTCTATGAAGATGATAAGGTTCTAGCTTTTAATGATATAAATCCAGTTGCACCACTACATGTGTTAGTTATACCTAAAAAACACTATGAATCTATAATAGATATAGATGAGAAGGATATGGATATAATTGCACATATTCATAATGTTATTAATAAAATAGTTAAGGAAAAAGGATATGACAAGACTGGCTTTAGAATAATAAATAACTGTGGAGATGATGGATGTCAAGAAGTAAAACACATCCACTATCATGTATTAGCTGGTAAAAAATTAGACTGGTATGATGCTGAGAAATAA
- the rpsU gene encoding 30S ribosomal protein S21 — MSEVRVRENETLDSALRRFKRSCAMSGIMSEVRKREHYDKPSVRRKKKAEAARRKNAKK, encoded by the coding sequence ATGTCAGAAGTAAGAGTAAGAGAAAATGAAACATTAGACAGCGCTTTAAGAAGATTTAAGCGTTCATGTGCTATGTCTGGCATAATGTCTGAAGTAAGAAAAAGAGAACACTATGATAAGCCAAGCGTAAGACGTAAGAAAAAAGCTGAAGCTGCTAGAAGAAAAAATGCTAAGAAATAA
- a CDS encoding GatB/YqeY domain-containing protein produces the protein MSLKTKLQDDLKLAMKNKDTVKKSVVTLIRAEIKQREVDTRTELGDDEIIDVITKQLKQRRDAMTEFAKASRDDLVQEAEAEIEVLMEYLPRQLSKEELNEIVKETISEVGATSMKDMGKIMAAIKPKTKGRADGKMINELVKSNLQ, from the coding sequence ATGTCCCTTAAAACTAAATTGCAAGATGATTTAAAACTTGCTATGAAAAACAAAGATACAGTAAAAAAATCTGTTGTTACATTAATAAGAGCTGAGATCAAACAGCGTGAAGTTGACACTAGAACAGAACTTGGTGATGACGAAATTATAGACGTAATAACAAAACAGTTAAAGCAACGTAGAGATGCTATGACTGAATTTGCTAAAGCATCAAGAGACGATTTAGTTCAGGAAGCTGAAGCTGAGATTGAAGTATTAATGGAATACCTACCTCGACAGCTGAGCAAAGAAGAATTAAATGAGATAGTCAAAGAAACTATATCTGAAGTAGGAGCTACTTCTATGAAAGATATGGGTAAAATCATGGCAGCTATAAAACCTAAAACAAAAGGTAGAGCTGACGGAAAAATGATAAATGAGTTAGTTAAATCTAACTTACAATAG
- a CDS encoding TspO/MBR family protein, with translation MIISTKDVKNFIVSVLIPLIVGFSSSYIAQLISKSDISSSYGKLIKPGFFPPSYIFPIVWTILYILMGISAYLIAKNGLNSLKVRDAMFYYWLQLGLNFIWSILFFGLELRLTALVVVGLTIIIVIIMIIKFTQIDKRAAYLNLPYLAWLFYAFFLNYVSWSINR, from the coding sequence TTGATTATTTCTACAAAGGATGTAAAAAACTTTATAGTAAGTGTTTTAATACCACTTATAGTTGGTTTTTCAAGTAGCTATATAGCTCAACTTATAAGTAAATCGGATATAAGTTCAAGTTATGGAAAATTAATAAAACCTGGATTTTTTCCACCTTCCTATATATTTCCTATAGTATGGACGATTTTATATATATTAATGGGAATATCAGCTTATTTAATTGCAAAAAATGGATTAAATAGTTTAAAGGTTAGGGATGCAATGTTTTATTATTGGCTACAACTAGGATTAAACTTTATATGGTCTATACTTTTCTTTGGATTAGAATTAAGATTAACTGCATTGGTTGTTGTGGGTCTTACAATAATAATAGTTATAATAATGATAATTAAATTTACTCAAATAGATAAAAGAGCAGCTTACTTAAATTTACCATACTTAGCTTGGCTATTTTATGCATTTTTCTTAAATTATGTATCTTGGTCGATAAATAGATAA
- a CDS encoding YabP/YqfC family sporulation protein: MIEVPTDLQVHQPTVTILSNTFISIENYKSILEYDVNLIKIKTKINTIKVIGDKLYLKYITDTEIGIKGIIYSVEYTT; encoded by the coding sequence ATGATAGAGGTTCCAACTGATTTACAGGTTCATCAACCTACGGTAACGATTTTAAGTAATACATTTATAAGTATAGAGAATTACAAATCTATTCTTGAATATGATGTAAACTTAATTAAAATAAAAACAAAAATAAATACTATAAAAGTAATTGGAGATAAACTATATCTAAAATATATTACTGATACAGAGATTGGAATAAAAGGAATTATATATAGTGTAGAATACACTACATAG
- the yqfD gene encoding sporulation protein YqfD — protein MISYIRGYYVITVEGINTEKFLNTLIRNRVNVYDVKRISNSKLQFKVDRKDMKTFKNIYKNSKYEVKVKQKMGVPFLAKRIYKQTGMWICAIISLTLLMGTSLFVTDVYIQAPEGIDKGELRKELKEVGIKPGVYKKSIERKEVRDHIMNEFNDIAYVSINVKGTNIFVTVTKKDESLEEKKETNYCNIIAKKNGIINKVIPRSGSQLVNVGDIVRTGDVLVSGANTKSIPEVWAITFYESKQNASYIEQTKVRTGNKKRVYSISFYDKKFVLRRNIDFKNYEIENKVHEFKLGNYTFPIKIQTSTFHEVNIKEVKKDKEEVKKKLKEKALKDLEYAIPVDSRIKNVKHQYKFKKDKLEYTVTVDTLENIAKVHSLSKSEAEELIKQENEKKAKDDEPIPSNPEKRPINDIRNEFKDINNEENEKDKDKQNNNN, from the coding sequence TTGATAAGTTATATTAGGGGATACTATGTGATAACAGTAGAGGGTATAAATACAGAAAAATTTTTAAATACCCTTATAAGAAACAGAGTGAATGTATATGATGTTAAGAGAATCTCAAATTCTAAGCTACAATTTAAGGTAGATAGAAAAGATATGAAAACTTTTAAAAATATATACAAAAATAGCAAATATGAAGTTAAAGTTAAACAAAAGATGGGAGTTCCTTTTCTGGCCAAACGTATTTATAAACAAACAGGAATGTGGATTTGTGCTATAATTTCATTGACTTTATTAATGGGAACTTCCTTATTTGTTACGGATGTATATATACAGGCTCCGGAAGGAATAGATAAAGGTGAACTTAGAAAAGAACTTAAAGAGGTTGGTATAAAACCAGGTGTATATAAAAAAAGCATCGAAAGAAAAGAAGTAAGAGACCATATAATGAATGAGTTTAATGATATAGCCTATGTTTCTATAAATGTCAAAGGAACTAATATATTTGTTACAGTAACCAAGAAAGATGAGTCTTTAGAAGAGAAAAAAGAAACTAATTATTGTAATATAATTGCAAAAAAAAATGGTATAATAAATAAAGTGATACCAAGAAGTGGAAGCCAGCTAGTCAATGTAGGTGATATAGTAAGGACTGGTGATGTATTGGTTTCTGGAGCAAATACAAAATCCATACCAGAAGTATGGGCTATTACTTTTTATGAATCAAAGCAAAATGCAAGTTACATAGAACAGACTAAAGTAAGAACGGGAAATAAAAAACGAGTATATTCTATAAGTTTTTATGATAAAAAGTTTGTGTTAAGAAGAAATATAGATTTTAAAAATTATGAAATCGAAAATAAAGTTCATGAATTTAAATTAGGAAATTATACATTTCCTATAAAGATACAAACAAGTACTTTTCATGAAGTTAATATAAAAGAAGTAAAAAAAGACAAGGAAGAAGTAAAAAAGAAATTAAAAGAAAAAGCACTTAAAGATTTAGAATATGCTATACCTGTTGATTCTAGAATAAAAAATGTAAAACATCAGTATAAATTTAAAAAAGATAAATTAGAATATACAGTAACGGTGGACACTTTAGAAAACATAGCCAAAGTACATTCTTTAAGTAAATCTGAAGCTGAAGAATTAATAAAACAAGAAAATGAGAAAAAAGCAAAGGATGATGAACCGATACCTTCAAATCCAGAAAAAAGACCAATAAATGATATCAGAAATGAATTTAAAGATATAAATAATGAAGAAAATGAAAAAGATAAAGATAAACAAAATAATAATAACTAA
- a CDS encoding PhoH family protein: MIVQKSFEITDDKFERELFGNFDENIKIIESSLNVDVLLREGKIVFIGQPKNVEKTIEFINELYKNFQKGKTLDKQSITYAIELLNEGNKEQIEELEDIIAVTKKGREVKPKTIGQKHYINLIRNNDITLGVGPAGTGKTYLAVAMAVRAFKKDEISRIILTRPAVEAGESLGFLPGDMKDKVDPYLRPLYDALFDMLGDEKCAKYLERGIIEVAPLAFMRGRTLDNAFIILDEAQNTTPEQMKMFLTRLGFGSKAVVTGDLTQIDLPSKTKSGLIQSMEVLKDVDGVGINKFTEKDVVRHELVQRIIKAYEKFDEAQELKKINYKTENKRSK, encoded by the coding sequence TTGATAGTACAAAAGAGTTTTGAAATAACAGATGATAAATTTGAAAGAGAATTATTTGGAAATTTTGATGAGAATATAAAAATTATAGAATCGAGCTTAAATGTAGATGTATTATTAAGAGAGGGAAAAATAGTTTTTATAGGGCAGCCTAAAAACGTAGAGAAAACTATAGAATTTATAAATGAATTATATAAAAATTTTCAAAAGGGAAAGACTTTAGACAAACAAAGTATTACTTATGCAATAGAGTTATTAAATGAAGGAAACAAAGAACAAATAGAGGAGCTTGAGGATATTATTGCAGTAACTAAAAAAGGTAGAGAAGTAAAGCCAAAAACCATAGGTCAAAAGCATTATATCAATTTAATTAGGAATAATGATATAACTCTTGGAGTAGGACCTGCAGGTACTGGAAAAACTTACCTTGCAGTAGCTATGGCTGTCAGAGCCTTTAAAAAAGATGAAATAAGTAGAATAATATTAACAAGACCAGCAGTTGAAGCTGGAGAAAGCTTAGGTTTTTTACCAGGAGATATGAAGGATAAGGTAGATCCATACTTAAGACCTTTATATGATGCTCTATTTGATATGTTAGGTGATGAAAAGTGTGCTAAATACTTAGAAAGAGGTATAATAGAAGTAGCACCATTAGCATTTATGAGAGGGCGTACACTTGACAATGCCTTTATAATATTAGATGAAGCACAAAATACCACTCCAGAGCAAATGAAGATGTTTTTAACAAGACTTGGATTTGGATCAAAAGCTGTTGTGACAGGAGATTTAACACAAATAGACTTACCAAGTAAAACTAAGAGCGGTCTTATACAGTCAATGGAAGTTTTAAAAGATGTAGATGGAGTTGGAATAAATAAATTTACTGAAAAAGATGTTGTGAGACATGAATTAGTCCAAAGAATAATAAAAGCGTATGAAAAATTTGATGAAGCTCAAGAGCTAAAGAAGATAAATTATAAAACTGAAAACAAAAGAAGCAAATAG
- the ybeY gene encoding rRNA maturation RNase YbeY gives MEIILDDRQDKIKVSEELLEKIHDIIVESLHYEGYDDNYEVSLSFVDNEEIHELNRQYRGVDRATDVLSFPLLTDDFDVEIEEESLGDIVISLERALEQSEEYNHSFEREVCFLVCHSMFHLLGYDHDTEENTKDMRKREEDVLNKLNITRE, from the coding sequence ATGGAAATTATATTAGATGATAGACAAGATAAAATTAAAGTAAGTGAAGAACTTTTAGAAAAAATACATGATATAATAGTAGAAAGTTTACATTATGAAGGTTATGACGATAATTATGAAGTAAGTCTATCTTTTGTTGATAATGAAGAAATACATGAGTTAAATAGACAATATAGAGGAGTAGATAGAGCTACAGATGTTTTATCATTCCCACTTTTGACAGATGATTTTGATGTAGAAATAGAAGAAGAGTCTCTAGGAGATATAGTTATATCTTTAGAGAGGGCTTTAGAACAAAGCGAAGAGTATAATCATAGCTTTGAAAGAGAAGTTTGTTTTTTAGTATGTCATAGTATGTTCCATTTATTAGGTTATGACCATGATACAGAAGAAAATACTAAAGATATGAGAAAAAGAGAAGAAGACGTGTTAAACAAGCTTAATATAACGAGGGAGTAA
- a CDS encoding diacylglycerol kinase — protein MGKKKAKQGIIKAFNAAIAGILYTFKHERNMKIHYFVAALVLTASLFCEFNRFEMMILLFTISLVVISEMFNTAIEKTVDMVTDTYHPLAKIAKDVAAGGVLIASLNACVVGYLLFYDKVEAIGEPVFFAIRKSPIHVTLICIVLVLIAVVVVKSLTATGTPLQGGMPSGHSALAFALATLVTFMTERTVASTLAYLMAGLVAQSRIEGKIHTFWETIAGALLGILVAMLVLQIAQY, from the coding sequence ATGGGTAAAAAGAAAGCTAAGCAAGGCATAATAAAAGCCTTTAATGCGGCTATTGCAGGAATACTATATACCTTCAAACATGAAAGGAATATGAAAATACACTATTTTGTAGCAGCACTGGTTCTTACTGCTAGCTTATTTTGTGAATTTAATAGATTTGAAATGATGATTTTACTTTTTACAATAAGTTTAGTTGTAATATCTGAAATGTTTAACACTGCTATAGAAAAAACTGTAGATATGGTAACAGATACGTACCATCCTTTAGCAAAAATTGCAAAAGATGTTGCTGCTGGGGGTGTTTTAATAGCTAGTTTAAATGCATGTGTAGTTGGATATTTACTTTTTTATGATAAGGTAGAAGCTATAGGGGAGCCTGTATTTTTTGCAATAAGAAAATCGCCTATACATGTCACGCTTATATGTATAGTCTTAGTTTTAATAGCAGTAGTTGTAGTTAAGTCACTAACTGCAACAGGAACACCATTACAAGGTGGAATGCCAAGTGGCCACTCTGCATTAGCTTTTGCGCTTGCTACATTAGTAACTTTTATGACAGAGAGAACAGTAGCATCAACTCTTGCATATTTAATGGCAGGGTTAGTAGCACAAAGTAGAATCGAAGGAAAGATACATACATTTTGGGAAACTATAGCAGGGGCTTTACTTGGAATTTTAGTAGCTATGCTTGTTTTACAGATAGCTCAATACTAA
- the cdd gene encoding cytidine deaminase, with amino-acid sequence MNNKELLEIAEKARENSYSPYSNFKVGAALLTKSGKVFTGCNVECASFSGTNCAERTAIFKAISEGYKDIEAIAIASTNSEKNEATYPCAICRQVIIEFGPDIRIITGYSKGDMQEHTIAELVPHYFSGSEFK; translated from the coding sequence ATGAATAATAAAGAACTATTAGAAATAGCCGAAAAAGCAAGGGAAAACTCTTACTCACCATATTCAAACTTTAAGGTTGGAGCAGCACTTTTAACAAAGAGTGGTAAAGTTTTCACAGGATGTAATGTAGAATGTGCATCCTTTTCTGGAACAAATTGTGCAGAAAGAACTGCAATATTTAAGGCTATATCTGAAGGATACAAAGATATAGAGGCAATCGCAATTGCCAGCACAAACTCTGAAAAAAATGAGGCTACATATCCATGTGCAATATGCAGACAGGTTATAATAGAGTTTGGACCAGATATAAGAATAATAACTGGATACTCAAAAGGAGATATGCAAGAACATACTATAGCAGAGTTAGTTCCACATTACTTCTCAGGTAGCGAGTTTAAATAA
- the era gene encoding GTPase Era, with protein sequence MFKSGFVSIVGRPNVGKSTLMNNVVGEKIAIMSDKPQTTRNTIQAVYTDKDCQIVFLDTPGIHKPKNKLGEFMVKSATDAFKNVDVVLYVVDESKKIGPGDRMIIENLRGIKTPKILVLNKIDMLSEEELFDLIKMYDAENMFDAIVPISALKGKNTDRLLKVIEGYLQEGPKYFPDYMITDQPERVLISELIREKVLHYVHDEIPHGVAVEIERMRKRPDKDIIDISAVIYCERDSHKGIIIGKNGRKLKGIGKSAREEIELLLGSQINLQIWVKVKENWRNLQSFINNFGYTDK encoded by the coding sequence ATGTTTAAATCAGGATTTGTTAGTATAGTAGGAAGACCGAATGTTGGTAAATCTACTCTTATGAATAATGTAGTAGGAGAAAAAATTGCTATAATGAGTGATAAACCTCAGACTACAAGAAATACTATACAAGCAGTATATACGGATAAAGATTGTCAAATAGTATTTTTAGATACACCAGGAATACACAAACCTAAAAATAAATTAGGTGAGTTCATGGTTAAATCTGCAACAGATGCATTTAAAAATGTAGATGTAGTTTTATATGTTGTTGACGAGTCTAAAAAAATTGGACCTGGGGACAGAATGATAATAGAAAACTTAAGAGGAATAAAAACTCCTAAGATATTAGTATTAAATAAAATAGATATGTTAAGTGAAGAAGAATTATTTGACTTAATAAAAATGTATGATGCTGAAAATATGTTTGATGCTATAGTTCCAATATCAGCATTAAAAGGAAAAAACACAGATCGATTATTAAAGGTAATAGAAGGATACTTACAAGAAGGTCCTAAATACTTCCCAGATTATATGATAACAGATCAACCAGAAAGGGTATTAATATCAGAACTTATAAGAGAAAAAGTTCTTCATTATGTTCATGATGAAATACCTCATGGAGTTGCTGTAGAAATAGAAAGAATGAGAAAAAGACCAGATAAGGATATAATAGATATATCTGCTGTTATTTACTGTGAAAGAGACTCACATAAGGGTATAATAATAGGTAAGAATGGTAGAAAATTAAAAGGTATAGGTAAATCAGCTAGGGAAGAAATAGAGCTATTACTAGGTTCTCAAATTAACCTTCAAATATGGGTTAAGGTAAAAGAAAACTGGAGAAACTTACAAAGCTTTATAAACAACTTTGGCTATACAGATAAATAA
- the mgtE gene encoding magnesium transporter: MDRKDEHSKDLLNQVEDLIENNKILELRELMEEYHNRDIFDILESLDEDKQIKLFEILPIDMAASILDETDSEFFKHILSKLNTEHKANILEMMSLDDMADILAELDESEREEIINLLNQEDAQDVKELLIYEEESAGGIMTTGYIAIKKDMTAKEAIAYMREQAEDAETIYYIYVVDNLEKLVGVLSLRELIIAREDIVVEDLMSENIISVYVDEDREKAVKLVSKYDLIAIPVVSRDETLKGIITVDDVIDVIEEEASEDMYKFAGTSEQERDIIEQNNVDPKDQVISSFKARIPWLVITLIGGFLATLILSSFDYVIDSKYFPLIYFVPIVTGMGGNIGTQASALTVMALSNKHLNFKNVLLEGLVGVFTGIICSLIIGIATYVFVKDINIVLIVSLSLLINMIIGAMIGSSMPMLFKKFDVDPSIVSAPLIATALDIIGMTIYFLITTIILSKIV, translated from the coding sequence ATGGATAGGAAAGACGAGCATTCCAAGGACTTATTAAATCAGGTTGAAGATTTAATAGAAAATAATAAAATATTAGAATTAAGAGAACTAATGGAGGAATATCATAACAGAGATATTTTTGATATTCTTGAAAGTTTAGATGAAGATAAACAAATAAAATTATTTGAAATATTGCCAATAGATATGGCAGCATCAATACTTGATGAAACTGACTCTGAATTTTTCAAACATATACTTTCAAAACTAAACACAGAACATAAAGCTAATATATTAGAAATGATGTCACTAGATGATATGGCTGATATTTTAGCAGAATTAGACGAAAGTGAAAGAGAAGAGATAATTAACTTACTAAATCAAGAAGATGCACAGGATGTTAAGGAACTTCTTATATATGAAGAAGAGTCTGCCGGTGGTATAATGACTACAGGTTATATAGCTATAAAAAAAGATATGACTGCTAAAGAAGCTATAGCTTATATGAGAGAACAGGCTGAAGATGCTGAAACTATATATTATATATATGTAGTAGATAATTTAGAAAAATTAGTTGGAGTCTTATCATTAAGAGAGCTTATTATAGCTAGAGAAGATATTGTAGTGGAAGATTTAATGAGTGAAAATATAATCTCTGTTTATGTAGATGAAGACAGAGAAAAAGCAGTTAAATTAGTTTCTAAGTACGATTTAATTGCAATTCCAGTAGTGAGTAGAGATGAAACTTTAAAAGGGATTATAACTGTGGATGATGTAATTGACGTTATAGAAGAAGAAGCTAGCGAAGATATGTATAAATTTGCTGGTACCTCAGAACAAGAAAGAGATATAATAGAACAAAACAATGTAGATCCAAAGGATCAAGTTATATCTTCTTTTAAAGCTAGAATACCATGGCTTGTTATTACTTTAATAGGAGGATTCTTGGCGACTCTTATATTATCGAGTTTTGACTATGTAATTGATTCAAAATATTTTCCTTTAATATACTTTGTACCAATAGTAACTGGAATGGGTGGAAATATTGGGACACAAGCTTCAGCTCTTACGGTTATGGCATTATCTAATAAACATTTAAATTTTAAAAATGTTTTATTAGAGGGATTAGTAGGCGTATTTACAGGAATAATTTGCAGTTTAATTATTGGTATAGCTACTTACGTTTTTGTCAAGGATATAAATATAGTTTTAATAGTATCTTTATCGCTATTGATAAATATGATAATAGGGGCTATGATAGGCTCATCAATGCCTATGTTATTTAAAAAATTTGACGTAGATCCATCAATAGTTTCTGCGCCATTAATAGCTACAGCCCTTGATATAATTGGAATGACGATTTATTTTTTAATAACAACCATTATATTGTCAAAAATTGTCTAA
- the recO gene encoding DNA repair protein RecO has translation MIILNTQGIVLRSARYKESDLVLTIFTRKLGKISAIAKGAKRNKSSLLSSSQVFSYSNFTLKKQGNMYRVSQSETIKSFYNIAYDIDAFSYATYITKLVEGSIYENQTNNRLFVLLAQTLYLYTQDDVDKEFVTRAFELKFLDYTGFKPNVNKCVSCGTDNIKNSVFNVDEGGILCEKCKENHVYNFKIDATTIKLIDYIFRNDILTCSKAKVSKYIVNELSKILKVYIQVYVDNANTKSLHLLQGLENYKGADNND, from the coding sequence ATGATAATATTGAACACCCAGGGGATAGTACTACGATCAGCAAGATATAAAGAAAGTGATTTGGTCTTAACAATATTTACTAGAAAGCTTGGGAAGATTTCAGCAATTGCAAAGGGAGCAAAAAGAAATAAAAGCTCTTTGCTTTCTTCTTCTCAGGTTTTTTCGTACTCTAATTTTACATTGAAAAAGCAAGGTAATATGTATAGAGTAAGCCAAAGTGAGACTATAAAAAGTTTTTATAATATAGCCTATGATATTGATGCCTTTTCTTATGCAACATACATAACAAAGTTAGTAGAAGGATCTATATATGAAAATCAAACCAATAATAGGCTATTTGTTTTATTAGCTCAAACTCTTTATCTTTATACTCAAGATGATGTAGACAAAGAATTTGTAACTAGAGCATTTGAACTGAAATTTTTAGATTATACAGGATTTAAGCCTAATGTCAATAAATGTGTAAGCTGTGGTACTGATAATATCAAAAACAGTGTATTTAATGTTGATGAAGGTGGAATACTATGTGAAAAGTGTAAGGAAAATCATGTGTATAATTTTAAAATAGATGCTACAACTATTAAGCTTATAGATTATATTTTTAGAAATGATATATTAACTTGTAGTAAAGCAAAAGTATCAAAATATATAGTAAATGAGCTTAGCAAAATTTTAAAAGTATATATTCAAGTTTACGTTGACAACGCAAACACAAAATCATTACACTTATTACAGGGACTAGAAAATTATAAGGGAGCTGATAATAATGACTGA